The Desulfovibrio sp. genome segment CATTCACGCTCACCCCACCCTGGCGGAGGGTTTTGGCGATCTGTGCCGCATCGCCAGACTGGCGTAAGCTCTGCCTTGCGCCAGAGCGCATGCACACAATGATGGTCATTGCTGTGCATGCGTCATCTTTTTTAAAGCATGTTCATTTTGAACCGCTTGCATAACAAGCCAATACTGCTCTAACGCGCAACCCCCTCCTGGGTAGGGACACAGGAGGGGGCGCATGGGGCGGCCAGGGGTAGGGCCGCCTTTGGAATGTATGCCTTGGTGGCTTATGCCACCTTGGTTGCGTCGATCACGTTATAGTCCAGGCCAAGCTCCTTGGCGGGAATGCCAAGCGCAATACCCACCAGCTGCGAAAGGTGCAGCACCGGCATGCGTGCCTTTGACTTGGATATATCCTGCGCCGCTTCCTGATAAATGTCGAGCTGCATTTGGCAGAGCGGGCAGGGGGTTACAAGACAGGTGGCCCCGGAAGCCGCGGCGCTGTCCACAATCTGGCCGGTCATGCGCATGACGGATTTTTCTGCCGGGTAAACGGCGTGGAAGCCGCAGCAGTCAAGCCTCTTGGCAAAGGGAACCGTCTGCCCGCCAAGGGCGGCCACCACGGTTTCAAAGCTCGTGGGGTTCACGGCGCTTTCAAAACCCAGGGCGTGCTCGGGCCGCAGGCTGTGGCAACCGTAGAATGCCGCAACCTTGAGGTTTGCCAGCGGTCTCACAACCTTTGATTTGAGCATCTGGGCATTCTGGGCCAGCACCCACAGCAGGCTGGTTACTTCGCTCGTGCCCGCGTAGTGCATGCCACCCTTGGCAAGAAAAGTGTTGATGCGGTCTTTCTTGCCGCCGTCGAGCTCGGCCTTGGCGCGGCGCAGCATGAGCAGGCAGGTGCTGCACGAGGTCAGCACGGGCAGGTTCATTTTTTCAGCCAGGGCCAGGTTGCGGGCATTTGCAACAAGGGTTGCCACGGGGTCCACATCCTGTGCCTGCGAGGCGCCGCAGCAGCTCCAGCCGGGTATTTCCTTAAGCTTGATGCCAAGCCGGGGGGCCACGGCCTCAAGCGCCATCTTGGATTCCTTGGCGGCCTGAGTCAGCACGCAGCCGGGAAAAAAGGCGAATTCGGTCTGCATACGGCTACTCCTTTTCTGCGGCATGGGCCGCCTGAATCATCTTCACCAGGGCATCGTGCCCTTCAATGGTTTCGCCGCCAAAGGCCTCAAGGGGATTCATCTTGCCCTGCCGCAGCAGGGTAACGGCCATGCCAGCGCGGGCGATGGTGCTTATGCCCTCTGTACGCAGGGCCAGACGTACCTCGTTGAGGCGGCCAGAATCGTCCACAAGGTCAGTATAGAACGACTTGGCGTGGGCCGGGCCAACGCCGTCGGTCATGCCCTTGGCCATAACCATGGCACGCAGACCGGCAATATCGTCGGCCGCGCTGATGCCCTTGGGGCAGCGGCTGGCGCATTCCTGACAGTGCACGCAGTTCCACAGGCCGCCAGCCACGGCGGGTTTGCCGTGCAGCAGGGAATCCTTGGAGCGCGAGTCGTTGGCCACGCGCCAGGCGTGGGTGAAGACAAAGGGTTCCATGTAGTCGCTGCGGTCGGCGCTGAGCTTGTTGCACTCAGAGGCGCACGCGCCGCAGAGAATGCAGTCCCACTGCTTGATGATGCGGTCGAATTCCTTCTGGTTCTGGCGGCAGCCTTCCTTCATGGAGAATTCGGACTTGGCCACCATGCCGGGATGCACCCTGCGCAGGTTTTCCATGGCGGGTTCCCAGTCCACCACAAGGTCGGAGATGACCTTGAAGTTGGCCAGGGGAGAGATGTGCAGCACATCCGAGCCATAGGTCTTGATAAGGTCATCCATTTTGGTGTCGCAGGCCAGCACCGCATGCCCGTTCACGCGCACGGCGCACGCACCGCAGATGGCGCAACGGCACGAAGCGGTGAAGTTCAGCGTGGGGTCCTGGGTCTGCTTGATGAACAGCAGGGTGTTGAGCACGGTCTTGCCCGCAACGTCTGCCGCGTCCAGCTTGTAGCTCTGTTCGAAACTGTTTTTGCCGTCAAAGCGGTCAATGATGATGGTGGCCATTAGTACTTCCGCTCCTCAGGCTTGAATTTGGTGATTTCCACTTCTTTCCAGCCCATGCGCATCTTGCCGCTCTCGTCCATGGTGACCATGCTGTGCTTGAGGAAGTTGGCATCGTCGCGCTTGGGGAAGTCCTCGCGGGTATGGGCACCGCGCGATTCCTTGCGTTCAGAGGCGGCAAGACAGGCGGCCTGGGCCAGTTGCAGCATGTTGCCCAGCTCTACGTATTCGGTGAAAACCGTGTTGTAGACAGGGTTGGCGTTGGGCACGCGCAGGGCGTCGTAACGCGAGCGCAGGTCGGCCAGGGTGCTGGTGAGGGAGTCAAGCTTGGACTGGGTGCGGAAAATACCCATATTGTCCCACAGCTGTGCGCCCATTTCTTCGCGAATGGAGTACATCTGCTTGGCATCGCCACCGTTGGTGGTGTTGCGGAAACGGTCCTGCCAGCGGCCAGTGAGGTCGGTAAGGCGCTTGCCAGCGCCAAAGTCGGCCTGACTGGCAAAAGCAGCCGCGCCGTTGCCAGCGATTTTGCCGGTCACCACTGCATCGGCCAGCGAGTTGCCACCAAGGCGGTTTGCGCCGTGGATGGAAACACACGAGGCTTCGCCAGCGGCAAACAGGCCGGGCACTGTCGTGGCCATATCATCGAACGTGGCCACATCAATGCCGCCCATGGAGTAGTGGGCCGTGGGGCGGATGACCATGGGGGCGTCCACCAGATCGATATTTTCAAACAGCTTGCCCACGTGGCGGATCTGGGGCAGGTCGTGCACGATCTTTTCCTTGCCCAGATGCCGCAGGTCGAGCAGCACGTAGGCTTCCAGACCCTGACCGTAGCCACGGCCCTCGCGGATTTCCGTTTCGATGGCGCGGGCCACGATATCGCGGGGTCCCAGTTCCATCTTGGCGGGGGCGTAGGTCTTCATGAAGCGCTCGCCCTTGTTGTTGAGCAGGTAGCCGCCCTCGCCGCGCGCGGCTTCGGTAATCAGCACGCCGCCGTGCACCACGCCCGTGGGGTGGAACTGCACCATTTCGGCGTCCTTGAAGGGCACGCCAGCCCGCAGGGCCGCGGCCACACCGTCGCCAGTGGCAATGTAGGGGGTAGAGGTACGGTTCCAGAAAATGCGGGTATAGCCGCCGGTGGCCAGCACCACGGCCTTGGCTCGCACAGGGGCGATTTCGCCCGTGCGTATGTTGCGCAGTACTGCGCCTTCGCAGCGGCCATTGTCCACGGCCACATCGAGCAGCTCGTGATCCATAAGGAACTTGACGCCGTTGCTCAGGGCGTCGTCCAGACAGGTGTGTGCAACGATATGGCCGGTTTTGTCGGCAGAGTAGTTGCAGCGTACCTTGGAAGCGCCGCCAAAGGGCCGGGCCTTAACCTTGCCCTCTGCCGTGCGCGAAAAGGGCATGCCAAGATAATCAAGTTCAAGAATGGCCGGGCCAGCCTGTTCGCAGAACTTGAGCGTGGAGTCCTGGTCGACCAGGTAGTCGCCGCCCTTGACGGTATCAAAGCAGTGCAGCTCGTACGAGTCGCCCTTGCTGAAATCGGTAACGCCGTTGATGCCGCCCTCGGCCATACAGGTGGCGCTGCGCGAAGGCATGCACTTGCTGACCACAACCACGTTGAGTTTGGGGTTCTTTTTCATGGCTGCTACGGCGGCTCTCAGGCCCGCGCCGCCCGATCCGATGATCAGGATATCGCAGGTGGCCATGGGGCCTACGCCGGCAGCGGCGGCAAGGGCTTTTTCAATGCCGCTCATGTTCACCGTCAGCGCGCTGATGGTGATGCAGGCCGATTGCAGAAATTTTCTGCGGGTAAACTGCTGCGTCATAAGGGTGTCCTCAAGGATTGGTAATGTGCTGTCATTTGTGCCTGCAGCTTGTGCCGCTGACAGCGGGACAGTAATGCTGATTGGTTACACAATCAATAGCTGCTCCATTGAATGATCGTGAAATCTAGCACAGGGAAAAGCCATTTTTCAACGCCCTATCGATATTTGTAAGTTTTGTAATTAATGTAAGTGAAGGCGGAAAAATGGCGTCCAGAGCGGAAATTGTGGCATTCCATCCCCCTGCAACTGTTCAGCAAAGAGGTTTGGGGCAGGATGATAAACTGGTTACAAAACTCTTTTTTTGCATTTTTTCCCGCGTGTACGATATCGGACGAAGCCCCCGGAAAAAGGTCTGTCACATGATGCAGGTCAATGGAGGGAGCTGCCGCAACAAAAAAGGCCCCTTTCGGGGCCTCTTGCTATGCTGCGGTAGGGAAACAGACTAGAAACCCTGTTCCAGCGGCGGCCAGACCAGCCAGTCGCCGTCGTGCGGCGCTCTGGGGGTGTTGCCGGGTTTGAGGTGCACCTGCCGCCCCTGCACGTCAATGCGGCCCTGAGCCAGCCATTGAATCGCCTGGGGGTAGATGCGGTGCTCCATCACATGGATACGGCTCATGAGGTCGTCCTCACTCTCTCCAGCGTTGACCGGCACAACGGCCTGAATAAGCACCGGGCCGCTGTCCACCTTTTCTTCCACAAAGTGCACGGTGCAGCCAGAGACCTTTACGCCGTAGGTAATGGCATCAGCGCCGCCGTGCACACCGGGAAAGCTGGGTAGCAGGGCGGGGTGGATGTTGATGACCTTACCGGCAAAAGCCTCGAGAAACACGGGGGTCAGCAGGCGCATGTAGCCCGCCAGCACCACCAGCTCTGCCCCTGCTTCGCGCAGGGCCTGCACCATGCGCGCGTCAAAGCTCTCGCGGTCGGCAAAGACCTTGTGGTCGAGCACAAGGCAGGGAATGCCCGCCTTTTCCGCACGGGCAATAACGCCCGCTCCCGGCCTGTTGCAGACTATAAGCGCAATGCTGACATCCAGCGTTCCCTGGGCGGCCTTGTCGATCATGGCCTGGGCGTTGGTGCCGCTGCCAGAGGCCAGTATGGCGATTTTGAGGGGCATGGTTATCTCGTAAAGTACGTTTTCAGGGCGTCCACCAGTGCCGGAATGGTATAATCCATGGGCATGATGTTGCAGGTAAGTCCATGCTTTTGCAGCGTTTCGGCGGTAACTGGGCCAATGGCGGCCAGTTTTACTTCCGGGTGTGCCTTGAGCAGGGACGCGGGTATGAGCGACAGGAAGTTCTCAACCGTTGAGGAAGAACCAAAGGTCACGCAGCTCAGGGTTCCGGCCTTGATGCGCTCAAGCACCTCGTCCTTCTTGTGGGCGGCGGGCACGGTTTCGTAGGCAGAGATAACGTCCACCACAGCGCCAGCCTTGCGCAGTTCTTCGGGCAGCACCTCGCGGGCCTTGGCGGCGCGGGGCAGCAAAAAGCGCTTGCCAGCCACGTTGCCGCCTTCAAGAGCCATGAGGCCTTCAAGTACGCCCTCGGCCACATAGCGGTCGGGGATAAAGTCGGGGGTGATGCCGCGCTCTGCGAGGGCGTCTGCAGTGGCGGGGCCGATGGCCGCAACCTTGCAGTTGCCCAGGACGCGGGTGTCCTTGCCAGCCTTGGCCAGGCGCAGCCAGAAGTGCTTTACGCCGTTAACCGAGGTAAAGATCACCCAGCCGTACGAGGCCAGATTGGCAAGAGCCACGTCGAGCTCTGCGTAATCAGCCAGAGGGCTGATTTCAATGGTGGGGCACTGGATGACCTCGGCTCCCAGGTCCATGAGGCTCTGGGCCAGACCACTGGCCTGTTCGCGGGCGCGGGTAACAACCACGCTGCGGCTGTACAGGGGCTTTTTTTCAAACCAGCCAAGGGTGTCGCGCAGCCCGGCCACCTTGCCCACCAGAATGACCGATGGGTTGGTAAACCTGGCATCTACGGCTGCCTGCGGCAAACGGGCCAGCGTGTCCACCAGACTGCGCTGGTAGGGCGTGGTTCCGCGATAGATAAGGGCGGCGGGGGTTTGCGGGTCCATGCCTGCTTCAAGCAGGTTACGGGCAATGTCGGGCAGGTTTTTCATGCCCATGACAAAAACCAGGGTGGAGGCGCTGGAGGCAAGGGCCTTCCAGTTGTGCACCGAGCCTGGCTTGTCGGGGTTTTCGTGCCCGGTGATGATGGTCACCGAGGAGGAAAAATCCCTGTGCGTTACGGGAATACCGGCGTAGGCGGGGGCGGCAATGGTGCTGCTGATGCCCGGTACTTCTTCAAAGGGCACACCTGCGGCCACCAGCTCTTCGGCTTCTTCACCTCCGCGACCAAATATATAGGGATCGCCGCCCTTGAGGCGGGCCACAATCTTGCCTTCCTTGGCCTTGCGTACCAGCAGGGCGTTGATCTGGTCCTGCGGCAGGGCGTGGTTGCCCGCCACCT includes the following:
- the sdhE gene encoding 8-methylmenaquinol:fumarate reductase membrane anchor subunit, with translation MQTEFAFFPGCVLTQAAKESKMALEAVAPRLGIKLKEIPGWSCCGASQAQDVDPVATLVANARNLALAEKMNLPVLTSCSTCLLMLRRAKAELDGGKKDRINTFLAKGGMHYAGTSEVTSLLWVLAQNAQMLKSKVVRPLANLKVAAFYGCHSLRPEHALGFESAVNPTSFETVVAALGGQTVPFAKRLDCCGFHAVYPAEKSVMRMTGQIVDSAAASGATCLVTPCPLCQMQLDIYQEAAQDISKSKARMPVLHLSQLVGIALGIPAKELGLDYNVIDATKVA
- a CDS encoding succinate dehydrogenase/fumarate reductase iron-sulfur subunit; the encoded protein is MATIIIDRFDGKNSFEQSYKLDAADVAGKTVLNTLLFIKQTQDPTLNFTASCRCAICGACAVRVNGHAVLACDTKMDDLIKTYGSDVLHISPLANFKVISDLVVDWEPAMENLRRVHPGMVAKSEFSMKEGCRQNQKEFDRIIKQWDCILCGACASECNKLSADRSDYMEPFVFTHAWRVANDSRSKDSLLHGKPAVAGGLWNCVHCQECASRCPKGISAADDIAGLRAMVMAKGMTDGVGPAHAKSFYTDLVDDSGRLNEVRLALRTEGISTIARAGMAVTLLRQGKMNPLEAFGGETIEGHDALVKMIQAAHAAEKE
- the sdhA gene encoding 8-methylmenaquinol:fumarate reductase flavoprotein subunit, with the translated sequence MTQQFTRRKFLQSACITISALTVNMSGIEKALAAAAGVGPMATCDILIIGSGGAGLRAAVAAMKKNPKLNVVVVSKCMPSRSATCMAEGGINGVTDFSKGDSYELHCFDTVKGGDYLVDQDSTLKFCEQAGPAILELDYLGMPFSRTAEGKVKARPFGGASKVRCNYSADKTGHIVAHTCLDDALSNGVKFLMDHELLDVAVDNGRCEGAVLRNIRTGEIAPVRAKAVVLATGGYTRIFWNRTSTPYIATGDGVAAALRAGVPFKDAEMVQFHPTGVVHGGVLITEAARGEGGYLLNNKGERFMKTYAPAKMELGPRDIVARAIETEIREGRGYGQGLEAYVLLDLRHLGKEKIVHDLPQIRHVGKLFENIDLVDAPMVIRPTAHYSMGGIDVATFDDMATTVPGLFAAGEASCVSIHGANRLGGNSLADAVVTGKIAGNGAAAFASQADFGAGKRLTDLTGRWQDRFRNTTNGGDAKQMYSIREEMGAQLWDNMGIFRTQSKLDSLTSTLADLRSRYDALRVPNANPVYNTVFTEYVELGNMLQLAQAACLAASERKESRGAHTREDFPKRDDANFLKHSMVTMDESGKMRMGWKEVEITKFKPEERKY
- the purN gene encoding phosphoribosylglycinamide formyltransferase, with translation MPLKIAILASGSGTNAQAMIDKAAQGTLDVSIALIVCNRPGAGVIARAEKAGIPCLVLDHKVFADRESFDARMVQALREAGAELVVLAGYMRLLTPVFLEAFAGKVINIHPALLPSFPGVHGGADAITYGVKVSGCTVHFVEEKVDSGPVLIQAVVPVNAGESEDDLMSRIHVMEHRIYPQAIQWLAQGRIDVQGRQVHLKPGNTPRAPHDGDWLVWPPLEQGF
- the cobA gene encoding uroporphyrinogen-III C-methyltransferase → MKVFLIGAGPGDPGLLTLKGRDALAAADVVVYDALANDSLLSHARPDAEKIYVGKVAGNHALPQDQINALLVRKAKEGKIVARLKGGDPYIFGRGGEEAEELVAAGVPFEEVPGISSTIAAPAYAGIPVTHRDFSSSVTIITGHENPDKPGSVHNWKALASSASTLVFVMGMKNLPDIARNLLEAGMDPQTPAALIYRGTTPYQRSLVDTLARLPQAAVDARFTNPSVILVGKVAGLRDTLGWFEKKPLYSRSVVVTRAREQASGLAQSLMDLGAEVIQCPTIEISPLADYAELDVALANLASYGWVIFTSVNGVKHFWLRLAKAGKDTRVLGNCKVAAIGPATADALAERGITPDFIPDRYVAEGVLEGLMALEGGNVAGKRFLLPRAAKAREVLPEELRKAGAVVDVISAYETVPAAHKKDEVLERIKAGTLSCVTFGSSSTVENFLSLIPASLLKAHPEVKLAAIGPVTAETLQKHGLTCNIMPMDYTIPALVDALKTYFTR